A window from Culex pipiens pallens isolate TS chromosome 3, TS_CPP_V2, whole genome shotgun sequence encodes these proteins:
- the LOC120417817 gene encoding transcription factor HIVEP3 isoform X1 — MGRKKGATKTKSSGGGGRKAATETKQTDKRDAKVKDDPGGGALPPAMEISNSCSESKITSVSQQQQQQSQNTKPSTNLAAVSSSGASNSSDLKYLHKKFKRIASASLGEVTSASESSVAVVPSTAISSNAVVAPFEPVQRPPSLTPSPTCAKQGVVVGNLVRSSVEVSEQQQQQQRVQPIVDETNYSSRLQLTPLSSVGGDHQNLQQQQHSNGASLNCANHISDSNSFISSSSNHIPREESEEFKPYYPSVNNNSAFNTSSDPSEKTNQPLSVSYESANSAALFYANGGPVVGSEVVSTSATATTTAPGRYVCPYCSMNCSKPSVLQKHIRRHTNERPFRCDPCGIAFKTKSNLYKHCRTNTSHHSRSRAHASKSQGEDIGVNLDEDGSLGGSDIDDKELSNSGSDIVINRGSPMDDRVHSPQLLVEKPYKPKFHNAALYTKFDAKLASKFQITGGGGVSGPIVVTNHNLQQQHHNSIGSSGSGSGGASSNSNSTTNLNANHNSAPSTPHYLNGQNVESLEQHISKLISDNEAIVEVVEPPLQKKYHKITGITRGISVSSSSGSGSSNSHDAGSRLATALLHKRNSEEEQLQQQQQQQMLISQPQYVATVIPSEQQVVISSKGGKVNAPRVINLTTHGYPVVQNHHHQPVPLMVRPAAAAASGSNEVQYQQPLNLTKPVPSEPQYPPPMEYEQQHSRKRSAEVLQYSREQSPSFPVAQQQQQQQQQYQVQAPAPQPAPPPPPQAQQTQPPVTVTDHPKNPERSIIKDLLLNSRGFGVVQNPENENAENLFTCKSCNISFRDAEILKYHTICYCQGNSSNLNSPSSSAPISPVGSPSSSHFMRSKSAASDRFNPTSLKTLARVSLNPPSRNPSTLSKLAKSQLKLPRGRPENISLPPKESSSSSSTTSSCPVPEPSSSSSSNPIVAKIVDVVQNPLPSPGPLLGNTRLVDFQSHDGGRSMPPEPNVIVSHVANDVPLHRKHQPSNEQHVLRRVQHPSLQLFGGDVEVVPRNEELRRPHRYTSGGTITYSPEVHPEMHDGPAGRTGMHSGGSFMQLSDNNRSVSPAPVVNHATPKLIVTITPTLTPSLTTPNFFQHHQSSSDGAPQQPQQPITHFHFPPINSITAFNPLTLPQVSPGQASQIMHGGKLIPFVQGMPGPNSMLVNQHDQQPKSSPRIAASPSPSVLQSISISTGNYYTSSAKMQSPSLLTTVDDSSRGSGKMAFRVMQPIKNGMAKEIWSPAKLEQNNLAPKKSFNFTRIADNISPRKKEIYEVPPPSAVKKEEIRYFNFENLISKSEILIKTPTTPAPADCKPEPMIVDPLPPPPQVVMKPKFLRPNSLPLKPGTFTPKRHHGITPTHNTMPLISPETPRQSKSCRELYFNGHAYTNIGLKSSTKPFYCTVNKTQPFYVQTQKQLSMYSNWQVHPENDPHPLGLKAVVVMSLYDSSQQRDHRYSIATKQLSLAVVNSSSSTSLIMSAVEAKTIFPTYSKQVLPPVSAQNFVPFTGGGGSSSGFHPAHNDDSMPPRSESSERTLSGGFESTEEYTYVRGRGRGKYVCKECGIRCKKPSMLKKHIRTHTDVRPYSCQYCSFHFKTKGNLTKHMKSKSHFKKCTELGLNPIPTSVDDDGGDIDIEGDQQSISSERTSTIPGDSDTGSDSDGDDSDYSDESKSRLPEHEAAHCLLSLSMTPPTGSQQQQPTPKSYPSPVMQFATVGALMSPQPMLPEPSQPSPRRVISFGNTPKVEFSMLKHEQYYSDPNLSKKKREFKDDDGAMPIDLTKKTKEPVAEPLVYLQQRPPSAPRSQVIVRVSDVVTPITGAANLLTTLVSNTDKIPVTSLIVPGGKEFDDSVYFQEYIKQRALQDSRMKQSQMKGLNNNQYEVEAVPSAKQQPMSQVELLPTVIPAAKVEKSYRIFNFKNEQPKQVIEPPMVNRIEIVPMTKVTEVAPPPVKPVSYPSQEPKEALLADPAEPSVSRMDTLAEVAAGSVKLDSGSEPAGRPRSDSFKAVNDTGKESAKSVASEYLKLTKSVTLRKREDSESGTASDQDEGKAIAAAAPIVAPIVPPVVVVPPATALPATAEIGGIVARTVVVGEDGFKTTPPANEFASLSHFQEDGGRPVCEVCNKKFQKISQLKIHMNIHYMERKFRCEPCGTSFRSQGLFLKHERSATHRNKVSMTTTFGIATDSNPRPFYCKDCDVGFRIHGHLAKHLRSKMHVLKLECLGKLPFGTYTEIERSGTNLTEIDTTDCENSLSSLKRLAVRLNVKDPARVLPGEGGGAAIPSGSGNETDSCDDGQYENDSAGEDADMDDEEQPQVNNNHLNNHMKRKPDDSSTSNDSSSEETKRARYEAVPPGAAATGE, encoded by the exons ATGATCCGGGTGGAGGAGCACTTCCGCCCGCTATGGAAATAAGCAACAGCTGTAGCGAAAGCAAAATTACGTCAGTgagtcaacagcagcagcagcagagtcaGAACACCAAACCTAGCACAAATTTGGCTGCCGTCAGCAGCAGTGGTGCGTCGAATTCCTCCGATTTAAAGTACCTGCACAAGAAGTTCAAGCGGATCGCCAGCGCCAGCCTGGGTGAAGTTACGTCAGCTTCTGAATCTAGCGTGGCGGTCGTTCCTTCTACCGCTATCAGCAGCAACGCTGTCGTAGCGCCATTTGAACCTGTTCAACGGCCACCGTCGTTGACGCCGTCGCCAACATGTGCCAAGCAGGGCGTAGTAGTTGGTAATTTAGTCAGAAGCTCCGTCGAAGTCTCagaacaacagcaacagcagcaacgtGTTCAGCCAATCGTCGATGAGACCAACTACAGCAGTCGCCTCCAATTAACCCCGTTGAGTAGTGTCGGCGGCGACCACCAGAAcctacagcaacaacaacacagTAACGGTGCTTCCTTGAATTGCGCTAACCACATTAGCGACAGTAATAGTtttatcagcagcagcagcaaccatATTCCGCGGGAAGAAAGTGAAGAGTTCAAGCCGTACTATCCCAGTGTAAACAATAACAGTGCGTTCAACACAAGCAGTGATCCGAGCGAGAAGACCAACCAACCGTTATCAGTCTCGTACGAAAGTGCCAATAGTGCGGCGTTGTTCTACGCCAACGGTGGGCCAGTGGTGGGTAGTGAAGTGGTTTCGACGAGTGCGACGGCAACGACGACGGCCCCCGGCCGGTATGTGTGCCCGTACTGCTCGATGAACTGTAGCAAACCGTCCGTCCTGCAGAAGCACATCCGGCGGCACACGAACGAGCGGCCGTTCCGGTGCGACCCGTGCGGCATCGCGTTCAAAACGAAGAGCAACCTGTACAAACACTGCCG CACCAACACATCCCATCATTCCAGATCCCGAGCGCACGCATCCAAGAGCCAGGGCGAGGACATTGGCGTGAACCTCGACGAGGACGGTTCGCTCGGCGGCTCGGACATTGACGACAAGGAGCTCAGCAACAGCGGGTCGGACATTGTGATCAACCGCGGATCTCCGATGGACGACCGGGTGCACTCGCCCCAGCTGCTGGTGGAAAAGCCGTACAAGCCCAAGTTCCACAATGCGGCACTCTACACCAAATTCGATGCCAAGCTGGCTTCCAAGTTCCAGATCACTGGCGGCGGTGGGGTGTCCGGGCCGATCGTCGTGACAAACCACaacctgcagcagcagcaccacaaCAGCATTGGATCGAGTGGGAGTGGGAGCGGTGGCGCCAGCTCCAACAGCAACAGTACAACGAATCTGAACGCCAACCACAATTCGGCGCCATCGACACCTCACTATTTG AACGGCCAAAACGTTGAGTCACTGGAGCAGCACATCTCCAAGCTGATTTCGGACAACGAAGCGATCGTCGAAGTAGTGGAACCTCCGCTGCAGAAAAAGTACCACAAAATTACCGGAATTACGCGGGGCATTTCCGTGAGCAGTAGTAGTGGTAGCGGAAGCAGCAATAGTCACGATGCTGGATCTCGGCTGGCCACGGCCCTGCTGCACAAACGAAACAGCGAAGAAGAGcagttgcagcagcagcagcagcagcagatgctGATTTCCCAGCCGCAGTATGTGGCCACCGTAATTCCTAGCGAGCAACAAGTTGTGATAAGTAGTAAGGGTGGTAAAGTGAACGCTCCTAGGGTAATCAATCTGACCACCCACGGATATCCGGTAGTCcagaatcatcatcatcagccggTGCCGTTGATGGTCAggccagctgctgctgctgcgtccGGAAGTAACGAAGTGCAATACCAACAACCGTTGAACCTGACGAAACCTGTGCCAAGTGAACCACAATATCCGCCACCGATGGAGTACGAGCAGCAGCATTCCAGGAAACGATCTGCCGAAGTTCTGCAGTACAGTCGAGAGCAAAGTCCCTCGTTTCCTGTGgctcaacagcaacaacaacagcagcagcagtatcaAGTGCAAGCACCTGCTCCGCAACCTGCACCACCACCTCCACCTCAGGCCCAGCAAACGCAACCTCCGGTTACGGTGACGGACCATCCCAAAAATCCGGAGCGGTCGATCATCAAAGATCTGCTGCTCAACTCGCGTGGTTTTGGGGTGGTCCAGAATCCGGAGAATGAAAACGCCGAAAACCTGTTCACCTGCAAGTCGTGCAACATCAGCTTCCGGGACGCGGAGATTCTCAAGTACCACACCATCTGCTACTGCCAGGGCAACAGCAGCAACCTGAACAGTCCCTCGTCGAGTGCGCCCATCAGTCCGGTGGGATCGCCCTCGTCGTCGCACTTTATGCGTTCCAAATCCGCGGCCAGCGATCGGTTCAATCCGACCAGTCTGAAAACGTTGGCTCGCGTCTCGCTGAATCCACCCTCGCGGAACCCGTCGACACTGTCGAAGCTGGCCAAATCCCAGCTAAAGTTGCCCCGTGGACGACCGGAGAACATTTCCCTTCCACCGAAGGAGAGTTCCAGTTCGAGCTCGACTACCAGCAGCTGTCCGGTTCCGGAAccaagtagcagcagcagcagcaatccgaTCGTGGCCAAAATTGTCGATGTTGTGCAAAACCCACTTCCTTCACCTGGTCCCTTGCTGGGCAATACCAGGCTCGTAGATTTCCAAAGCCACGACGGAGGTCGATCGATGCCGCCGGAACCGAACGTGATCGTGTCGCACGTGGCCAACGATGTACCGCTGCATCGAAAACATCAACCCAGCAACGAACAGCACGTTCTTCGCCGAGTTCAGCATCCAAGCTTACAGCTGTTTGGAGGAGATGTCGAAGTGGTCCCTCGTAACGAAGAACTGCGACGACCCCATCGGTACACCTCCGGCGGAACCATCACGTACTCGCCCGAGGTGCACCCGGAGATGCACGACGGTCCGGCTGGCCGAACCGGAATGCACTCTGGCGGTTCGTTTATGCAGCTGTCGGACAACAACCGAAGCGTGTCACCCGCGCCGGTCGTCAATCACGCTACTCCAAAGCTGATCGTGACCATCACGCCCACTCTGACGCCATCGTTGACTACGCCCAACTTCTTCCAGCATCATCAAAGCTCGTCGGACGGTGCGCCTCAGCAACCTCAGCAACCAATCACGCACTTCCACTTCCCACCGATCAACTCCATAACGGCGTTCAATCCGCTAACCCTGCCGCAAGTGTCCCCCGGCCAAGCATCGCAGATCATGCACGGTGGCAAGTTGATTCCGTTCGTTCAGGGAATGCCCGGTCCCAACTCGATGCTTGTGAACCAGCATGATCAGCAACCAAAAAGCAGTCCTCGCATCGCGGCCAGCCCGAGTCCGAGCGTGCTGCAGTCGATCTCGATCTCCACCGGAAATTACTACACGTCGAGTGCCAAGATGCAATCTCCTTCACTTTTGACGACCGTAGACGACAGCAGTCGTGGCAGTGGCAAGATGGCATTTCGTGTAATGCAACCGATTAAGAACGGTATGGCCAAAGAGATTTGGTCACCGGCCAAGCTGGAACAGAACAACCTCGCGCCGAAGAAGAGTTTCAACTTTACCCGAATCGCGGACAACATCAGTCCGAGGAAAAAGGAAATCTACGAAGTTCCGCCACCATCTGCCGTCAAAAAAGAAGAGATTCGGTACTTTAACTTTGAGAACTTGATCTCGAAGTCGGAAATTCTCATCAAAACACCCACGACACCAGCGCCGGCGGACTGCAAACCGGAACCGATGATTGTCGATCCACTGCCACCACCGCCACAGGTTGTAATGAAACCCAAGTTCCTACGACCCAATTCACTGCCGCTCAAGCCGGGAACCTTCACGCCCAAGCGACACCACGGAATAACGCCAACCCACAACACGATGCCGCTGATTTCACCGGAGACGCCTCGGCAATCCAAGTCCTGCCGGGAGCTCTACTTCAACGGACACGCGTACACCAACATCGGTCTGAAATCCAGCACGAAGCCCTTCTACTGCACAGTCAACAAGACGCAACCATTCTACGTGCAAACGCAAAAGCAACTGTCCATGTACAGCAACTGGCAAGTTCACCCCGAGAACGATCCTCACCCACTAGGTTTAAAAGCCGTCGTGGTCATGTCCCTGTACGACAGCAGCCAACAGCGCGACCACCGCTACTCGATCGCCACCAAGCAGCTGTCCCTGGCGGTGGTCAACTCGAGTTCCTCCACCAGCCTGATCATGTCCGCGGTGGAAGCCAAGACCATCTTCCCAACCTACTCCAAGCAGGTCCTGCCCCCGGTATCGGCCCAGAACTTTGTCCCCTTCACGGGTGGTGGTGGTTCTTCGTCCGGCTTCCATCCGGCGCACAACGACGACAGCATGCCACCGCGCAGTGAATCGTCCGAGCGGACGCTGTCCGGCGGATTCGAAAGCACCGAAGAGTACACGTACGTGCGGGGACGCGGCCGGGGCAAGTACGTGTGCAAGGAGTGCGGCATCCGGTGCAAGAAGCCATCGATGCTGAAGAAGCACATCCGGACGCACACGGACGTGCGGCCGTACTCGTGCCAGTACTGCAGCTTCCA CTTCAAGACCAAGGGCAACCTGACGAAGCACATGAAGTCCAAGAGTCACTTCAAGAAGTGCACCGAGCTGGGCCTGAATCCGATTCCGACGAGCGTGGACGACGACGGCGGGGACATTGACATCGAAGGCGACCAGCAGTCGATCTCGAGCGAGCGAACGTCCACGATTCCGGGCGACTCGGATACCGGCTCGGACAGCGACGGGGACGACAGTGACTACAGCGACGAGTCCAAGAGCCGGCTTCCGGAGCACGAAGCGGCGCACTGTTTGCTGTCGCTGTCGATGACGCCGCCAACCGGatctcagcagcagcagccgactCCAAAGAGCTATCCCAGTCCTGTGATGCAGTTTGCCACGGTTGGGGCGTTGATGTCGCCGCAGCCAATGTTGCCAGAGCCATCGCAGCCAAGTCCGCGACGGGTGATTAGTTTTGGGAATACGCCCAAGGTGGAGTTCAGCATGCTCAAACACGAGCAGTACTACTCGGATCCGAATCTGAGCAAAAAGAAGCGCGAGTTCAAGGACGACGATGGCGCGATGCCGATAGATTTGACGAAGAAGACGAAGGAACCTGTGGCGGAACCGTTGGTTTACTTGCAGCAGCGACCTCCGAGTGCGCCTCGATCGCAGGTGATTGTTCGCGTGTCGGACGTGGTGACTCCCATTACGGGTGCGGCCAATCTGCTGACCACGCTGGTTTCCAACACGGACAAAATTCCCGTTACGAGTCTGATTGTTCCGGGTGGGAAGGAGTTTGACGATAGCGTGTACTTCCAGGAGTACATTAAGCAGCGAGCGCTTCAGGACAGCCGGATGAAGCAGAGTCAGATGAAAGGTCTGAACAACAATCAGTACGAGGTGGAGGCGGTTCCCAGTGCCAAACAACAGCCGATGTCGCAGGTCGAATTGCTGCCAACGGTCATTCCAGCCGCCAAGGTCGAGAAGTCCTACCGGATATTCAACTTTAAAAACGAGCAACCAAAGCAGGTCATCGAACCGCCGATGGTCAATCGAATCGAAATAGTGCCCATGACCAAGGTCACGGAAGTGGCCCCACCGCCGGTGAAACCCGTGTCCTACCCAAGTCAAGAACCGAAAGAAGCGCTCCTAGCTGATCCAGCGGAACCTAGCGTCTCTCGAATGGACACGCTGGCCGAGGTCGCTGCCGGTAGTGTAAAGCTGGATTCCGGTAGCGAACCGGCCGGCAGGCCACGAAGTGACAGCTTCAAGGCCGTCAACGACACCGGCAAGGAAAGTGCCAAGAGCGTCGCTTCGGAATATCTCAAGCTGACCAAGTCGGTCACGTTGCGAAAGCGGGAAGACAGCGAGAGTGGGACGGCGTCCGATCAGGACGAGGGCAAAGCGATCGCTGCTGCTGCGCCGATTGTGGCTCCGATCGTGCCGCCGGTGGTCGTTGTTCCTCCGGCAACGGCGTTGCCAGCGACGGCAGAGATTGGTGGAATCGTCGCTCGAACGGTTGTCGTGGGTGAGGACGGCTTCAAGACAACGCCTCCGGCGAACGAATTTGCCTCGTTGAGTCACTTCCAGGAGGACGGAGGCCGGCCGGTATGCGAAGTGTGCAACAAAAAGTTCCAGAAAATCTCCCAGCTCAAGATCCACATGAACATCCACTACATGGAGCGCAAGTTTCGGTGCGAACCGTGCGGAACCAGCTTCCGGTCGCAAGGGTTGTTCCTGAAACACGAACGATCCGCCACCCATCGGAACAAGGTCTCGATGACAACTACGTTCGGCATCGCCACCGATTCCAACCCGCGACCGTTCTACTGCAAAGACTGCGACGTCGGCTTCCGGATCCACGGACATTTGGCCAAACATTTGCGCTCCAAGATGCACGTGCTCAAGCTGGAGTGCCTCGGAAAGCTGCCCTTCGGAACGTACACCGAAATCGAACGTTCCGGCACGAACCTCACCGAGATCGACACCACGGACTGTGAAAATTCCCTCTCCAGCCTGAAGCGACTGGCCGTCCGCCTCAACGTAAAAGATCCGGCCAGAGTTCTGCCCGGCGAGGGCGGTGGTGCCGCCATCCCGAGCGGCAGTGGCAACGAAACGGACAGCTGCGACGACGGCCAGTACGAGAACGATTCCGCCGGCGAGGACGCGGACATGGACGACGAGGAGCAACCCCAGGTCAACAATAACCACTTGAACAACCACATGAAACGTAAACCTGATGACAGCAGTACAAGCAACGATTCTTCCTCCGAGGAGACCAAACGGGCCCGGTACGAGGCCGTTCCTCCGGGGGCGGCCGCAACCGGTGAATAG